The following proteins are co-located in the Desulfatirhabdium butyrativorans DSM 18734 genome:
- a CDS encoding phage integrase N-terminal SAM-like domain-containing protein produces the protein MISLLRVFHNHKKRRDIMSHTLQTPWYTKTINVLQLAGKGDKTQESYARSVRQLLEYINKDPLQITEQELKDY, from the coding sequence ATGATATCTCTCCTCAGGGTTTTCCATAACCATAAAAAAAGGAGAGATATCATGTCACACACGCTTCAGACACCCTGGTACACCAAAACCATCAATGTTTTGCAACTGGCTGGTAAGGGTGACAAAACCCAGGAAAGTTATGCCAGATCCGTTCGTCAACTCCTCGAATACATCAACAAAGATCCTTTGCAAATTACGGAACAGGAGCTGAAAGACTATT
- a CDS encoding SDR family oxidoreductase: MMALNLEAVGKPIGPVDKSYTWKDVVLYSLGVGAGFSELDYCYEKRLKVLPSFSIAAIFDFLAHIGATSNVNLAGILHGEQSLVFHNPIPPEGTLSTKGRIVKYYDKGPGKGALVIGESDTYHSNGKKLFTSVITIFARLDGGFGGENAPKKEFVFPDREPDIVVDDSPSVNQPLLYRLSGDIFDLHVDPEFAKMAGFEKPIMHGLCTHGFACRALVNALIPGMPEKARRMDCRFTKTLYPGTPIRTLIWKVDEGKALWKTLNAETGDVVIDHGVFEYGDPVRERLDFSGQVAVVTGAGAGLGRVYALELAKRGAKVVVNDLGAARDGTGPASSSAADRVVDEIRAAGGEAVADYNNVATREGGEAIIRSALDAFGTVDILINNAGILRDKSMVKMEPETWKAVIDVHLNGAYHVTRPAFKVMKEKGYGRIVMTTSAAGLYGNFGQTNYASAKMGLVGFMNTLKLEGEKYGIRVNTVAPLAASRLTEDVTPPELFVRMKPEYVAPIVLVLCSKQCPVNGRIYNAGMGFYNRAAIWTGTGVVLGKGSVPSVEEIRDRMQAIASLKGAKVYHQLNEQVADVYAAVLNPKDVVDASTEEESGSAFTSAKAVFDAMPGAFRADAAKGIDVVFQYRISGDGGGDWFCAVKDGQCQVAAGLYEKPTCTFLMASGDFLDMMNGKLSPMQAYTGGKLRIEGEIMKSQLIEKLFRIDRK; the protein is encoded by the coding sequence ATGATGGCGTTAAACCTGGAAGCTGTCGGAAAACCGATCGGACCGGTCGATAAGAGCTACACCTGGAAAGATGTGGTGCTCTACTCGCTGGGCGTCGGTGCGGGGTTTTCCGAACTCGACTACTGTTACGAAAAACGTCTCAAGGTCCTGCCCAGCTTTTCCATTGCCGCAATCTTCGATTTTCTCGCCCATATCGGCGCTACATCCAATGTCAATCTCGCCGGAATTCTGCACGGCGAGCAAAGCCTCGTCTTTCACAATCCGATCCCCCCGGAAGGTACGCTGAGCACCAAGGGCCGAATCGTCAAATACTATGACAAGGGGCCTGGCAAGGGAGCTCTGGTCATCGGGGAAAGCGACACCTATCACTCGAACGGCAAGAAACTGTTCACCAGTGTCATCACCATTTTCGCTCGCCTCGACGGTGGGTTCGGCGGCGAGAACGCTCCGAAGAAGGAATTCGTCTTTCCGGATCGAGAGCCCGATATCGTGGTGGACGACAGCCCCAGTGTCAATCAACCGCTTCTCTACCGGCTTTCCGGTGATATCTTCGATCTGCACGTCGATCCGGAATTCGCCAAAATGGCCGGATTCGAAAAGCCCATCATGCACGGGCTGTGCACCCATGGATTTGCCTGCCGCGCCCTGGTCAACGCTCTCATTCCCGGCATGCCCGAAAAAGCTCGGCGTATGGATTGCCGTTTCACCAAAACCCTCTATCCTGGAACGCCTATTCGGACGCTCATTTGGAAAGTCGATGAAGGAAAGGCCTTGTGGAAAACGCTGAATGCGGAAACGGGAGATGTGGTCATCGATCACGGTGTCTTCGAATATGGGGATCCGGTGCGGGAACGGCTGGATTTTTCAGGGCAGGTGGCCGTGGTGACGGGGGCGGGCGCCGGTCTGGGACGCGTCTACGCGCTGGAGCTTGCCAAACGGGGTGCCAAGGTGGTGGTGAACGATCTTGGTGCGGCACGAGACGGAACGGGACCGGCATCGAGTTCGGCCGCCGATCGGGTGGTGGATGAAATTCGGGCCGCCGGTGGCGAGGCCGTTGCCGACTACAACAATGTCGCCACCCGGGAAGGGGGGGAAGCCATCATCCGAAGCGCGCTCGATGCCTTTGGAACGGTGGATATTCTGATCAACAACGCCGGTATCCTTCGGGACAAGAGCATGGTCAAGATGGAGCCCGAAACCTGGAAGGCGGTCATCGACGTTCACTTGAACGGGGCCTACCATGTGACCCGACCGGCCTTCAAAGTGATGAAGGAGAAGGGCTACGGACGGATCGTGATGACCACATCGGCCGCAGGGCTTTACGGGAATTTCGGTCAAACGAACTATGCCTCCGCAAAGATGGGCTTGGTCGGCTTCATGAACACCCTGAAGCTCGAAGGCGAAAAATACGGCATCCGGGTGAATACGGTGGCGCCATTGGCCGCTTCCCGCTTGACCGAAGATGTGACACCTCCGGAGCTTTTCGTTCGGATGAAGCCGGAATACGTCGCACCGATCGTTCTGGTGCTATGCTCGAAGCAATGTCCGGTGAACGGCCGCATCTACAATGCCGGGATGGGGTTCTACAACCGGGCGGCCATCTGGACGGGGACGGGGGTTGTCCTGGGAAAAGGGAGTGTGCCGAGTGTCGAAGAGATTCGGGATCGCATGCAGGCGATCGCATCGCTCAAAGGGGCAAAGGTCTACCATCAGTTGAACGAACAGGTGGCGGACGTTTACGCCGCAGTTCTCAATCCGAAGGATGTCGTGGATGCCTCGACGGAAGAGGAGAGCGGATCTGCATTCACCTCTGCGAAAGCCGTGTTCGACGCCATGCCGGGAGCTTTCCGGGCGGATGCGGCCAAAGGCATCGATGTGGTCTTTCAATATCGGATTTCCGGAGATGGGGGAGGTGATTGGTTCTGTGCGGTGAAGGACGGGCAGTGCCAGGTAGCCGCCGGACTTTACGAAAAGCCGACATGCACCTTTCTCATGGCTTCCGGAGATTTCCTGGATATGATGAACGGAAAGCTTTCGCCCATGCAGGCTTACACCGGCGGGAAACTTCGGATCGAAGGCGAGATCATGAAATCCCAGTTGATCGAGAAGTTGTTCCGGATCGATCGGAAATAG
- a CDS encoding SDR family NAD(P)-dependent oxidoreductase has protein sequence MIGITSFGAYIPRLRLSRMAVYQAMGWFAPALALAAQGERSMCNWDEDSLTMAVAASRDCLKGIDKKALDAVYLASTTLPFADRQNAGVVAAALHLGPQVLTADITSCQRAATTALITALDAVQGGSKHAVLVTASDKRETKAAYFYELWFGDGAAAVCVGDENVIAEFKGSYSVSRDFVDHYRGALNPYDYTWEERWARDEGYAKIIPEAVNGLMQKLGITMNDVDKLAFPCLFKAEHRNIAKMLGASPEKVVDTLFDVCGETGCAHSLMMLVSALENARPGDRILVAGFGQGCDALYFQVTEAITKLPRRNGVSGSLAQKKTTDNYLKFLKFRNLIQTEMGIRAEAPTQTAMTTLYRKNDMILGLVGGKCRECGTPQFPKMDVCVNPECRAVHTQEDYEFADVPATIKTFTGDLLAVSVDPPAKYGMIQFEGGGRFMADFTDCELEELQVGLPMVMTFRKRSEDKTRGFVNYFWKAMPAPGAAEMMNRISFAGRVAVITGAGAGLGRAYALELARRGAKIVVNDLGCTRDGSGVESNSAAQRVVDEIRALGGEAVANTDSVTTPEGGQNIVQAAIDAFGRVDILIANAGILRDKSFVNMEPENWYAVQDVHLNGAYHVVRPAFAAMKEQGFGRIILTTSSAGLYGNFGQTNYSSAKMALVGLMNALKLEGMKYGIQVNTVVPIAASRLTEDVMPPDILERSKPEYVASLVTYLVSDACTENGRIFTAGMGHYSRAAVVTGKGSALTRDGEPVEPETILEHWDEIDGLEGAKEEGSLTEALMAMMQA, from the coding sequence ATGATTGGTATCACATCCTTTGGCGCATATATTCCCCGATTGCGATTAAGCCGCATGGCCGTCTATCAGGCCATGGGATGGTTTGCACCGGCCCTTGCTCTGGCGGCTCAGGGCGAGCGCTCCATGTGCAACTGGGACGAAGACAGCCTGACGATGGCTGTGGCAGCCAGCCGAGACTGCTTGAAAGGCATCGATAAAAAGGCACTGGATGCCGTCTATCTGGCATCCACCACCCTGCCGTTTGCAGACCGTCAGAACGCGGGTGTCGTGGCTGCAGCCCTGCATCTGGGTCCCCAAGTTCTGACGGCCGATATCACCTCCTGCCAGCGGGCTGCGACGACAGCGCTGATTACGGCTCTGGATGCCGTTCAGGGGGGATCGAAGCACGCCGTTCTCGTTACCGCATCGGACAAGCGGGAGACGAAGGCCGCCTATTTTTATGAGCTGTGGTTCGGAGACGGAGCCGCAGCTGTCTGTGTCGGCGATGAGAACGTCATCGCGGAATTCAAAGGGTCCTATTCCGTTTCCCGGGATTTTGTGGATCACTACCGGGGTGCCCTCAATCCGTACGATTATACCTGGGAAGAACGATGGGCCAGGGACGAAGGCTATGCGAAGATCATTCCGGAGGCGGTGAACGGTCTGATGCAGAAGCTCGGCATTACGATGAACGATGTGGACAAGCTGGCCTTTCCGTGTCTGTTCAAGGCGGAGCATCGGAACATCGCCAAAATGCTGGGGGCATCCCCCGAAAAAGTGGTCGACACCCTCTTCGATGTCTGCGGAGAAACCGGCTGCGCCCATAGCCTGATGATGCTGGTATCGGCCCTGGAAAACGCCAGGCCCGGTGATCGGATTCTGGTTGCCGGTTTCGGGCAGGGATGCGATGCCCTGTACTTTCAGGTGACGGAAGCCATCACGAAGCTGCCTCGAAGAAACGGGGTGAGTGGATCGCTTGCTCAGAAGAAGACCACAGACAACTACCTGAAGTTTCTGAAGTTCCGCAACCTCATCCAGACCGAGATGGGAATCCGGGCAGAGGCGCCGACCCAAACGGCCATGACGACCCTGTATCGGAAAAACGACATGATTCTCGGCCTTGTGGGCGGGAAATGCCGGGAGTGTGGAACGCCGCAGTTCCCGAAAATGGACGTCTGTGTCAATCCCGAATGCCGGGCCGTGCATACCCAGGAAGATTATGAATTCGCCGATGTTCCGGCAACCATCAAGACGTTTACCGGCGACCTGTTGGCGGTGTCGGTCGATCCGCCCGCCAAATACGGCATGATCCAGTTCGAAGGCGGTGGACGGTTCATGGCCGATTTTACGGATTGTGAGCTCGAGGAGCTTCAGGTCGGTCTGCCGATGGTGATGACCTTCCGCAAACGAAGCGAGGACAAGACCCGGGGGTTCGTGAACTATTTCTGGAAGGCCATGCCGGCCCCCGGGGCGGCCGAGATGATGAACCGCATTTCCTTTGCCGGTCGGGTGGCCGTCATCACCGGAGCCGGTGCCGGACTTGGGAGGGCCTATGCGCTCGAGCTCGCCCGTCGAGGCGCCAAAATCGTGGTGAACGATCTCGGATGTACCCGGGATGGGTCCGGTGTCGAAAGCAACTCTGCCGCCCAGCGGGTGGTCGATGAGATCCGGGCATTGGGAGGGGAGGCCGTCGCGAACACCGATTCGGTCACCACCCCGGAAGGGGGACAGAACATCGTGCAGGCCGCCATCGATGCCTTCGGCCGTGTGGATATTCTGATCGCCAATGCAGGGATCCTGCGAGACAAGTCCTTCGTCAACATGGAACCCGAGAACTGGTACGCCGTGCAGGATGTTCATCTGAACGGTGCCTATCATGTGGTGCGCCCGGCATTTGCGGCCATGAAAGAGCAGGGATTCGGTCGGATCATTCTGACGACATCCTCGGCCGGACTCTATGGAAACTTCGGACAGACGAACTATTCGTCCGCCAAGATGGCCCTGGTGGGTTTGATGAACGCCCTCAAACTCGAAGGCATGAAATACGGCATTCAGGTCAACACGGTGGTTCCGATCGCAGCCTCCCGTCTGACGGAAGATGTCATGCCTCCCGACATTCTCGAACGCTCCAAACCCGAGTATGTCGCTTCCCTCGTCACCTATCTCGTCAGCGATGCATGTACGGAAAACGGCCGTATCTTTACAGCCGGCATGGGGCATTACAGCCGGGCGGCTGTCGTCACCGGAAAGGGAAGCGCCCTGACACGGGACGGGGAGCCGGTGGAACCCGAAACGATTCTCGAGCATTGGGATGAAATCGACGGCCTGGAAGGCGCAAAGGAGGAGGGCAGCCTGACCGAGGCGTTGATGGCGATGATGCAGGCGTGA